From the genome of Miscanthus floridulus cultivar M001 chromosome 10, ASM1932011v1, whole genome shotgun sequence, one region includes:
- the LOC136485223 gene encoding uncharacterized protein, translating into MAGEGERTPPQSPRSKALLQHFERKVRLHAEHLDEDVRVTNERLGQLETAQIETNTKLASLEGTLGSVNTSLVGVLERLERMEQNRCDGFERRNHNNNNTMGSAAGHDEEEYAADTELDEELNGHRRIEQHRRRHETGPRRPRQEVRADDSFGKIKFTIPAFDGRYNPDMYLSWELAVDQKFTCHDFPEDKRVRAATSEFTDFASVWWSEYHRKNPNNTPTWDALKRVMRARFVPSYYSRDLLHKLQQLRQGSKSVEEYYQELQMGMLRCGLEENEDGAIARFMGGLNREIQDILAYKEYNSVNRLFQLACKAEREVQGRRASMRANIPAGRASPWTPSNAAAPSTRAPPQSSSTIKPRSSTTNSVPCPSEPTRGATATSAKSSSSVVSTGRTRDIQCLRCKGYGHVRKDCPSTRVMVVRADGGYSSASDFDEETYALLAANNVAEGNDFQQDEEHIGAEAAEHYESLVVQRVLSAQMERAEQNQRHTLFQTKCVIKERSCRVIIDGGSCNNLASAEMVEKLSLSTKPHPQPYYIQWLNSSGKVKVTRLVRVEFAIGSYHDSFNCDVVPMQACSMLLGRPWQFDKDSLHFGKTNQYSFVHNDKKIVLHPMSPEAILRDELARASKLKNQAVASENQIVANELEKHKKKSSKSVHHNKNEIKLKGSCYFATKSDMDEIDASTTVCYALVCKETLFSLEDTSISLPPAVTNLLQEYADVFPMEVPPGLPPIRGIEHQIDLIPGASLPNRAPYRTNPDETKEIQRQDDEDTPSIDTTTPAAQQGPMTRARARQLNYQVKSFLAVHTNSSQNWMLLNHGDDCLILRNVGQDPIASCLDPMMRMEQPNKWESSLMGRSAHLETAGNTPSKVP; encoded by the exons atggcaggagaaggtgaaaggacccctccacaatcacctcgatcaaaagccttgctgcaacactttgaacgcaaagtgaggctccatgctgaacaccttgatgaggatgttcgtgtcaccaatgagcgccttggtcaattggagacggctcagattgagaccaacaccaagttggcttccttggaaGGCACTCTTGGGTCTGTTAATACATCTCTTGTAGGTGTCTTGGAGCGATTGGAGAGGATGGAACAGAATCGCTGTGATGGTTTCGAACgacgcaatcacaacaacaacaacaccatgggcagtgctgctggtcatgatgaagaagaatatgcagcGGACACTGAGCTTGATGAGGAGCTGAATGGTCATCGACGCATCGAACAACATCGCCGCCGCCATGAGACAGGTCCTCGCCGACCACGGCAAGAGGTACGTGCCGATGACTCATTTGGCAAGATTAAATTCACCATACCTGCTTTTGATGGGAGGTATAATCCTGATATGTACCTTAGTTGGGAATTAGCTGTTGATCAGAAATTTACTTgccatgatttccctgaggacaaacgtgttagggctgcaactagtgagtttactgactttgcctctgtttggtggtctgaataccatcgtaagaacccaaataacacaccaacttgggatgctttgaaacgggtcatgcgggctagatttgttccttcttattattcccgtgatcttttacataagttgcaacaattgaggcaaggatccaaatctgtagaagagtaCTATCAAGAGCTACAAATGGGTATGCTTCGTTGCGGGCTAGAGGAAAATGAGGATGGTGCCATAGCTAGATTTATGGGTGGGCTGAACCGGGAGATTCAGGATATTCTAGCTTATAAGGAATATAATTCTGTCAATCGTTTATTTCaacttgcttgtaaagctgaacgagaagtgcagggacgacgagctAGCATGAGGGCTAACATTCCTGCAGGTCGTGCTAGCCCGTGGACACCCTCCAATGCTGCTGCACCGTCAACGCGTGCACCCCCACAATCTTCCTCGACCATCAAGCCACGCTCCTCTACAACAAATTCTGTACCATGCCCAAGTGAACCAACTAGAGGAGCAACGGCTACATCTGCCAAGAGTTCATCCTCGGTGGTATCCACGGGGAGAACAAGGGATATTCAGTGCCTACGCTGCAAAGGATATGGCCACGTACGCAAGGACTGCCCAAGCACACGTGTGATGGTTGTGCGAGCTGATGGTGggtattcctctgctagtgattttgatgaagaaacatatgctttgcttgctgctaacAATGTAGCGGAAGGAAATGATTTCCAACAAGACGAAGAGCACATTGGGGCTGAAGCTGCTGAGCACTATGAGAGCCTCGTGGTGCAGCGGGTGCTAAGTGCCCAAATGGAGAGGGCTGAGCAAAATcagcgccacactttgtttcaaaccaagtgtgtgatcaaggaacgctcttgccgtgtgatcatagatggaggaAGCTGCAATAACTTGGCGAGTGCTGAAATGGTGGAGAAGCTTTCGTTGAGCACAAAACCACACCCGCAGCCTTACTACATTCAGTGGCTTAACAGCAGCGGCAAGGTGAAGGTAACCCGATTGGTAAGGGTAGAGTTTGCCATTGGTTCTTATCATGATTCCTTTAACtgcgatgttgtgcctatgcaagcatgctctatgttgttaggtagaccatggcagtttgataaagattccttgcactttggtaaaacaaatcaatactcttttgtgcataatgacaagaagattgtgttgcaccccatgtcccctgaggctattctaagagatgaacttgctagagctagcaaacttaagaatcaggctgttgctagtgaaaatcagattgtcgctaatgaacttgagaaacataagaagaagtctagcaaatctgttcatcataataaaaatgagaTCAAGCTGAAAGGCTCTTGTTACTTTGCGACCAAATCTGATATGGATGAGATTGATGCTAGTACTactgtttgctatgctttggtttgcaaagaaactttattttcacttgaagatacatctatttctttgcctcctgctgtcactaatcttttgcaggagtatgccgATGTTTTTCCAATGGAGGTACcaccggggctgccaccaattcgAGGGATTGAACACCAGATTGACCTCATCCCTGGGGCTTCCTTGCCTAATCGTGCGCCGTATAGGACCAACCCGGACGAGACAAAAGAGATTcagagacaa gatgatgaggacaccccttccattgatacaaccacacctgctgcacaacaaggtccgatgacaagagctcgagcacgacaacttaattatcaggtaaagtcgttcctcgctgttcatacaaactcgtctcagaattggatgctactaaatcatggtgatgattgtcttattcttaggaatgttggtcaagaccccattgcctcatgtttagaccccatgatgaggatggagcagccgaacaagtgggaatcatcattaatggggcgctcagctcatctcgagacagcaggaaacactccatcaaaagtaccataa